Within Sorangiineae bacterium MSr11367, the genomic segment CGGCCGCGTGTCCTTCTTGGCGGCGCCGGCCAGCTCCTTGGCCCACACGACGAGTTGATCGGGGTTCGGGCCCTCCAGCATGATGCGGAGTTTGGGCTCGGTGCCGCTCCAGCGGATCAGGATGCGGCCTTCTTCGCCCAATCCCTTTTTCACCTTTTCCGCGAGGGCGTTGAGCGACTGCATTTCCTCGAGCGGCTTTCGCGCGGGGAGGTTTACGTTCTCGAGCACCTGGGGCACGCGCTCCATGGCGGACTGCGCGAGCGTCGACAGGGGCTTGCCGGTGCGCATCATCAGCGCAAGCACCTGCAAGGCCGCGATGGTTCCGTCGCCGGTGGAGGCGTGGTCGAGGAAGATCAGGTGCCCCGATTGCTCGCCGCCCAAGTTGTAGCCACCGGCGCGCATCGCCTCGACGACGTAGCGATCGCCCACGGCGGTGCGGATCATCTTGCCGCCCATCGCCTCGATGGCGCGCTCCAGGCCGAGGTTGCTCATCACCGTGGCCACCAAGGTGTTCTTTTTGAGCTCGCCCGCTTGCAGCATGCGGCTCGCGCAGATGGCCATGACCGCGTCGCCGTCGACGATTTGACCCTTCTCGTCGACCACGATGAGCCGGTCGGCGTCGCCGTCGAGCGCGATGCCGATGTGCGCGCGGCGGCGCACCACTTCGGCGCGCACGTTGTCGGGATGGAGGGCCCCCGAGTCGCGGTTGATGTTGGTGCCATTCGGTTTCACCCCGAGGCACCAGAGGCTCGCCCCGAGCTCGGCGAAGACGCTGGGCGCCGTTTTGTAGGCGGCGCCGTGTGCGGCGTCGACCACCACGCGGACGCCGTCGAGCGTGAGGTCACGCGGGAAGGTGTTCTTCGCGAAGGTGACGTAACGTCCGCGCGCGTCCTCGAGCTTCTCCGCGCGCCCGATGCCGGGGCCCGTGGGGCGGGGGCTGAGGAGCGCGTCGTTGCCCATGAGGCGCTCGATTTCCGCTTCCTCTTCGTCGGGCAGTTTGAAGCCGTCGGCGCCGAAAATCTTGATGCCGTTGTCTTGATACGGATTGTGGCTCGCGCTGATCACGATGCCCGCGTCGGCGCGCATGGTCGTCGTGAGGTGCGCCACGGCGGGCGTCGGCACCGGGCCGCAGAGGATG encodes:
- the glmM gene encoding phosphoglucosamine mutase; this translates as MRNLFGTDGVRGTANEMPMTPELSMQLGRAVTFLVGRGKKHVPRVLIGKDTRLSGYMLEQALAAGICSMGGRVILCGPVPTPAVAHLTTTMRADAGIVISASHNPYQDNGIKIFGADGFKLPDEEEAEIERLMGNDALLSPRPTGPGIGRAEKLEDARGRYVTFAKNTFPRDLTLDGVRVVVDAAHGAAYKTAPSVFAELGASLWCLGVKPNGTNINRDSGALHPDNVRAEVVRRRAHIGIALDGDADRLIVVDEKGQIVDGDAVMAICASRMLQAGELKKNTLVATVMSNLGLERAIEAMGGKMIRTAVGDRYVVEAMRAGGYNLGGEQSGHLIFLDHASTGDGTIAALQVLALMMRTGKPLSTLAQSAMERVPQVLENVNLPARKPLEEMQSLNALAEKVKKGLGEEGRILIRWSGTEPKLRIMLEGPNPDQLVVWAKELAGAAKKDTRPE